Proteins co-encoded in one Deltaproteobacteria bacterium genomic window:
- a CDS encoding GNAT family N-acetyltransferase: MSRQKDRATLERMVMGKDLPVSSEELVALRHAVGWPAKGNYVQIIQEYLFHISARWNGRLVGFLPVVGSPHGDLLIHSLCVHPDGQGQGVGTRLMEIALEACRDLNPQGVNVLFGENDRPFFEKFGFRVMSGGYMDSESLKAPNVRSKAKNRLSR, encoded by the coding sequence GCCGTCAGAAAGATCGAGCAACCCTGGAACGGATGGTAATGGGAAAAGATCTTCCTGTGAGTTCCGAAGAATTGGTGGCCCTCCGTCATGCTGTGGGTTGGCCGGCAAAAGGGAATTATGTTCAAATCATCCAGGAGTACCTTTTTCACATCAGCGCCAGGTGGAATGGACGGCTGGTGGGATTTTTACCTGTGGTAGGTAGCCCCCACGGTGATTTGTTGATCCATAGCCTATGCGTGCATCCTGACGGCCAGGGACAGGGGGTGGGGACACGTCTAATGGAAATTGCCCTGGAGGCTTGTCGCGACTTGAATCCTCAGGGGGTCAACGTGCTTTTTGGGGAGAATGACCGTCCCTTCTTCGAAAAATTTGGTTTTCGGGTAATGTCCGGGGGGTACATGGATTCTGAATCTTTGAAAGCCCCCAATGTCCGATCCAAGGCCAAAAACAGACTCTCCCGCTGA